One Rhizoctonia solani chromosome 3, complete sequence genomic region harbors:
- a CDS encoding short chain dehydrogenase, translating into MSKLDFTGHTVVVTGAGGGLGRTYSLAFAARGANVVVNDVSKENAERVVAEIKKAGGKAVSNTSSVTDGAAVIKTALDTFGGVTILINNAGILRDKSFKNMSDQATWPHFRKQKFGRVINTASAAGLYGNMGQANYAAAKMGLVAFTRTLAFEGAKYGIKASCIAPMAASKMTETIMPPEMLAGLKPEFVAPLVLALTHPSGPEASGKTFEVGAGYVAEIRWERSQGHIFRADATFTPSAVRHAFSSITDFKSRKPDHPNSMGDRDMVKTLEAAKNAGPNDQGDVKVEYKGQTVIITGAGAGLGRAYALMFGKLGANVVVNDVSEAAAKKVADEVTKAGPGKAVTVVCSAEDGEAIVKGAIDAFGSVHILIANAGILRDKSFTAMSEKEWMDVLAVHLRGTYKCAKAVWPVFQKQKYGRIVTTASGVGIYGNFGQANYSTAKAAIIGLTRTLAIEGSRYGILSNCIAPSAGTAMTATIWPEEMVKAFSPDYVAPLVGYLASKDNEATTGALFEVTGGWAAQTRWQRAGGHGFPQNKELTPEAILSKWKVITNFDDGRATYPTSTQEAIQQIVENFSNKTSESASADGEDPAVIVEAKNEKREPVEFEYTERDVILYNLGIGATEKELQWTFESSENFQALPTFGVIPQFGASSAMSYDFIPNFNPAKLLHGEQYLAIKGPIPTSGTLVNHVRLIEVLDKGKAAAVTVAVDTIDKDTGKPVFENQSTVFLRGSGGFGGKKKGSGKPWCRNCPNTPPKRAPDAVVEEKTDEKQAALYRLSGDLNPLHIEPEFAAAGGFPKPILHGLCFLGFSGKHILKTFGPWKDIKVRFAGSVYPGETLVTEMWKEGNKVIFTTKTKERGAIVLSAAAATLVEQGAGKAKL; encoded by the exons ATGTCCAAACTTGATTTCACTGGCCATACTGTCGTCGTTACTGGCGCCGGAGGAGGCCTTGGAAGGAC ATACTCTCTTGCATTTGCCGCTCGAGGAGCAAATGTCGTTGTGAATGATGTTAGCAAGGAGAACGCTGAGCGTGTTGTTGCCGAGATCAAGAAAG CTGGAGGCAAGGCAGTCTCCAACACTTCCTCCGTAACTGATGGTGCTGCCGTGATAAAGACCGCGCTCGATACCTTTGGTGGTGTTACCATTCTTATCAATAATGCTGGTATCCTAAG GGACAAGTCGTTCAAGAACATGTCAGATCAGGCAA CTTGGCCGCACTTCCGCAAGCAAAAGTTTGGTCGTGTGATTAACACCGCCAGCGCTGCTGGGCTCTATG GTAACATGGGCCAGGCAAAC TATGCGGCAGCCAAGATGGGTCTTGTTGCCTTTACTCGCACGCTTGCTTTCGAGGGTGCCAAGTATGGCATCAAAGCATCCTGCATTGCACCTATGGCCGCATCTAAAATGACTGAGACTATTATGCCTCCTGAGATGCTCGCTGGCCTCAAG CCCGAATTTGTCGCGCCCCTTGTCCTCGCTCTTACCCATCCTTCCGGCCCAGAGGCATCCGGAAAGACATTTGAGGTTGGCGCTGGCTACGTTGCTGAGATCCGATGGGAACGCTCTCAAGGACACATTTTCCGTGCCGATGCTACCTTTACCCCCAGTGCGGTCCGACATGCGTTCTCTTCAATCACCGATTTTAAATCGCGCAAGCCCGATCATCCTAACAGCATGGGGGATCGGGACATGGTAAAAACCCTCGAAGCAGCCAAGAACGCAGGGCCAAATGACCAGGGAGACGTCAAGGTCGAGTACAAGGGCCAGACCGTCATCATTACTGGTGCTGGCGCCGGTCTTGGACGTGCCTATGCGCTGATGTTTGGTAAACTTGGTGCCAACGTCGTCGTCAACGATGTTTCCGAGGCAGCTGCAAAGAAGGTAGCCGATGAGGTCACCAAGGCTGGCCCCGGCAAGGCTGTAACCGTCGTATGCAGTGCCGAGGACGGCGAGGCGATCGTCAAGGGGGCGATCGATGCGTTTGGAAGTGTCCACATTCTCATTGCAAATGCCGGGATCCTGAGGGACAAGAGCTTCACAGCGATGTCCGAGAAAGAATGGATGGATGTTTTGGCTGTTCACTTGCG TGGTACTTACAAGTGTGCCAAGGCTGTGTGGCCAGTCTTCCAAAAGCAGAAGTACGGACGTATCGTTACTACTGCGTCTGGAGTTGGCATCT ATGGTAATTTTGGACAGGCCAAC TACTCGACTGCCAAAGCTGCTATCATTGGTCTCACGCGAACACTCGCCATTGAGGGATCTCGCTATGGCATTCTCTCTAACTGCATTGCCCCTTCGGCTGGTACGGCTATGACGGCAACTATCTG GCCTGAGGAAATGGTAAAAGCATTCTCTCCAGACTATGTAGCGCCATTAGTCGGCTATCTCGCTAGCAAGG ACAACGAGGCAACCACCGGTGCGTTATTCGAGGTCACTGGCGGTTGGGCAGCCCAGACTAGGTGGCAACGCGCTGGAGGACATGGTTTCCCTCAGAATAAGGAATTGACTCCCGAAGCTATCCTCTCCAAGTGGAAAGTTATTACTAACTTTG ATGATGGACGTGCCACCTACCCCACTTCGACTCAGGAGGCCATCCAACAG ATTGTTGAAAACTTCTCCAACAAGACCTCGGAGTCCGCCTCTGCAGACGGTGAAGACCCAGCTGTGATCGTCGAGGCTAAGAACGAGAAGCGTGAGCCAGTCGAATTCGAATACACTGAACGTGATGTTATTCTGTACAACTTGGGCATCGGTGCCACCGAGAAGGAGCTTCAGTGGACTTTTGAAAGCAGCGAGAATTTCCAAGCACTCCCTACATTTGGCGTCATTCCCCAATTCGGAGCTAGCTCTGCGATGAGCTATGACTTTATTCCTAACTTCAACCCC GCGAAGCTTCTGCACGGAGAGCAGTACCTCGCTATCAAGGGACCTATTCCTACTAGCGGGACCCTCGTGAACCACGTACGATTGATTGAAGTTTTGGACAAGGGAAAGGCTGCGGCTGTCACAGTGGCTGTGGATACTATCGACAAGGACACAGGGAAGCCGGTGTTTGAGAATCAGTCGACAGTGTTCTTGCGCGGCTCGGGTGGGTTCGGAGGAAAGAAGAAGGGTAGCGGTAA ACCGTGGTGCCGCAACTGCCCCAATACCCCTCCCAAGCGTGCTCCTGATGCTGTGGTTGAAGAGAAGACGGACGAGAAGCAGGCCGCACTTTACAGGTTGAGCGGTGATCTTAACCCCTTGCAC ATCGAGCCCGAGTTCGCAGCCGCCGGTGGATTCCCCAAGCCAATCCTTCATG GCCTCTGCTTCCTCGGATTCTCAGGCAAGCACATCTTGAAGACGTTTGGTCCCTGGAAGGACATCAAAGTCAGATTTGCTGGATCGGTTTACCCAGGCGAGACCCTCGTTACTGAGATGTGGAAGGAAGGGAACAAGGTCATCTTCA CTACCAAAACCAAGGAGCGGGGCGCAATTGTGCTATCGGCCGCGGCTGCAACCTTGGTTGAGCAAGGGGCCGGAAAAGCAAAGCTCTGA
- a CDS encoding enoyl-CoA hydratase/isomerase family protein, translating into MSSPSYPITFPRTLAAGENAMATLTHPSPAIWVLRLHSGPDNRLTNKMCLGVLIPAFDIVESEWRSIWRAAKLGKTGVKDGAEGGFVITGTGDKTGLPGCISQPGFMTGVLNPVISRLLAFPIPTVAALNGHTFAGGYLLALACDYRVMTSGKAWACFNEIHFGAPLPPAFATLIRVKVGHSHPALMRKTVLEGHRFTPKELLEAGIVDAVVDGGNEKVLERAIAIATAMGGNARGGAWGLIKKEIYREALQMCGDNTRQIMPEEDHNFTKAHIARL; encoded by the exons ATGTCTTCCCCCTCGTATCCTATCACATTCCCCCGCACTCTGGCGGCTGGGGAAAATGCCATGGCCACGCTCACTCACCCTTCCCCCGCAATTTGGGTACTGAGATTGCATTCGGGGCCTGACAATC GTCTGACCAATAAGATGTGCCTCGGTGTGCTCATTCCTGCGTTCGATATCGTCGAAAGTGAATGGAGGTCTATCTGGAGGGCAGCAAAACTCGGCAAGACAGGCGTAAAGGATGGCGCTGAGGGAGGATTCGTGATTACCGGAACTGGGGACAA GACTGGACTACCAGGATGCATTTCCCAGCCTGGATTCATGACTG GTGTGCTGAACCCAGTTATCTCGAGACTTTTGGCATTCCCAA TTCCGACGGTCGCCGCGCTCAACGGACACACATTTGCCGGTGGTTATCTTCTCGCCCTGGCCTGCGACTACCGAGTAATGACCTCTGGAAAAGCATGGGCATGCTTCAACGAA ATTCATTTTGGCGCGCCTCTCCCACCCGCTTTTGCCACCTTGATTCGTGTGAAAGTTGGCCATTCGCACCCAGCGCTTATGCGCAAGACGGTCTTGGAAGGCCATCGGTTCACGCCCAAGGAGTTGTTGGAGGCTGGGATCGTAGATGCCGTCGTTGATG GAGGAAATGAAAAAGTTCTCGAGCGAGCTATTGCAATCGCAACAGCTATGGGTGGAAACGCACGTGGTGGGGCTTGGGGATTAATCAAA AAAGAGATTTACCGCGAGGCATTGCAAATGTGCGGTGACAATACGAGACAAATTATGCCTGAGGAGGACCACAACTTTACCAAAGCCCATATCGCTCGGCTATAA
- a CDS encoding Sodium/calcium exchanger protein, whose product MSSEQEHIAGESGRPSTSTSPFHQNSVPTVASASTHPESLRPLNPSQPDLRQRTAPRPSLKAVGLVAVAIRRMMTPQKKLGKEPTYLSSLRAIVTETYLSILLIFIPIGGRYTSKRDSYVAVFITNFLAIIPLAKLLGFATEELALRVGQTIGGLLNATFGNAVELIVAIVALTQCQLRVVQSSLIGSILSNLLLVLGMCFFAGGTRYSEQGFMAGAAQLNSSLLAISVIAVLLPAAFHFATNQQADPDEGLDILRMSHGVAVVLLLIYAGYLFFQLWSHAHLYDEGEHAGFAEPSTAYPNTGRSLKGLARSAIRRKKADEEQPAEPSEAKEKEEEVEEPKLNVVSAVALLVVITVLVAFTAEYLVDSIDGVTEGGAISKEFVGLILLPIVGNAAEHVTAVTVSVKDKLDLSIGVAVGSSIQIALFVIPLLVVIAWGMGKPLTLLNDPFESVVLFLSVLVVNYVVSDGKSNWLEGFILMMLYVIIAVSFWYYPGSNPLADLGSSINLGGCSLEAAG is encoded by the exons ATGTCTTCAGAGCAAGAAC ACATCGCGGGGGAATCGGGTAGACCTTCTACCTCCACCAGCCCCTTCCACCAGAATTCTGTCCCAACTGTCGCCAGTGCAAGTACACATCCAGAATCGCTTCGGCCGTTGAATCCATCACAGCCGGACTTGCGTCAACGCACTGCGCCTCGTCCTAGTTTAAAGGCGGTCGGCCTGGTCGCAGTAGCAATCAGACGGATGATGACCCCTCAGAAAAAG CTTGGGAAAGAGCCTACTTACCTGAGTAGTCTTCGCGCGATTGTCACAGAAACGT ATCTAAGTATTTTGCTTATCTTTATTCCAATCGG TGGGCGCTACACTTCCAAACGCGACAGCTATGTCGCTGTGTTTATTACgaatttcttggccatcatACCGCTCGCAAAGCTACTAGGATTCGCAACAGAAGAACTCGCTCTGAGGGTGGGACAAACCATTGGAGGCCTGCTTAATGCAACATTCGGAAATGCTGTCGAGTTAATCGTTGCA ATCGTCGCATTGACACAGTGTCAACTGCGTGTTGTGCAATCGTCACTCATCGGATCCATTCTCAGTAATCTCTTACTCG TACTCGGCATGTGTT TCTTCGCCGGCGGAACGCGTTATTCCGAACAAGGGTTCATGGCTGGTGCTGCGCAACTGAACAGTTCGCTTCTCGCTATTAGCGTTATTGCCGTACTGTTACCAGCTGCATTCCACTTTGCGACAAACCAGCAGGCTGACCCCGATGAGGGCCTGGATATCTTGCGCATGAGCCACGGAGTCGCAGTTGTGTTGCTTCTTAT TTATGCGGGGTATTTGTTCTTCCAGCTCTGGTCCCACGCGCACTTGTACGATGAAGGCGAACATGCCGGATTTGCAGAGCCTTCTACTGCGTACCCCAACACTGGCAGGTCTCTCAAAGGACTCGCGAGGAGTGCTATTCGCCGTAAAAAGGCCGACGAAGAGCAACCGGCAGAACCTTCCGAAGcaaaggagaaggaggaagaagtagAAGAGCCCAAGTTGAATGTTGTCAGTGCTGTCGCATTGCTGGTTGTCATCACGGTG CTTGTCGCTTTTACTGCCGAGTATCTTGTCGACTCGATCGATGGAGTGACAGAAGGAGGCGCAATAAGCAAAGAATTTGTTGGTTTGAT TCTTCTTCCGATTGTTGGAAACGCCGCGGAACACGTTACAGCTGTAACTGTCAGTGTTAAGGATAAGCTTGATCTTTCTATTGGTGTG GCGGTTGGATCTAGTATTCAGATTGCCTTATTTGTCATTCCACTTTTGGTTGTTATTGCCTGGGGGATGGGCAAGCCG CTAACTCTCCTGAACGATCCCTTCGAGTCTGTGGTACTATTCTTGTCAGTCCTGGTTGTCAACTACGTAGTTTCGGATGGCAAATCGAACTGGCTCGAGGGCTTCATTCTAATGA TGCTCTATGTTATCATCGCAGTCTCGTTTTGGTACTA CCCTGGAAGTAATCCTCTCGCTGATTTGGGCAGTTCGATCAACCTTGGCGGATGCAGCTTGGAGGCTGCTGGTTAA